The DNA sequence GCATCGACTCAGGACTGCTGTTTATCTCTGCTCCGTCTCTTCACTAAAATCAGAATGATATTATAACAAAGTTTCCGTTTTTTCTACGAACATGCACTTCCTCATCTTCCACAGGAATGCATGCTCCTCTCATTGGTGCTCTAGTTATCCTGGACAATTGATACAAATTGGCCTGTTTGGTTAATGTTGCCCCATCCACAGAGAGCTGGTCTCCTCTGAACCAGTGGACCAGTGATCTTTTACAGAATGTAGAAAACATGCCTCCCACTGCAGTATAGGCTCAAGCATCCTGTTTCTTTTTACAGTGTACAACCTCCACACTGTTCAGCTCAGTCACCTTGTGTCCTGATACAGTGGCAAGAATGATCTGCATTTACTGTGACACAACTGTCACCATTGTATCGCTCCTTAGTGTAGGTTCAAAAAGAATGTGAACCTCTGGGGGGAGTCAGGGAGTCAGGATCAACCAAACTTGGAGTCCAGCCATCGAAAGCACTGGAAGTGTATGTTAGAGCTACTTTTGAAGACCTGTTGATTTACATGAAGCAGGAAAATGCTACAGAGTCCCCTCAAAGAGTTTATATATTCAACGGTCCATATTCAGACTGTGGTTAGTCTCCATAGAAGTGTTGGTCCTAGCTAAAGGCTCAAAGGAACCACTGGGGCTGGTTAACTTCTCTGTTCACgagttgcacaaacacacatcatggTGCATGGAGCCAAGTGTCCACGTCAGGACAccacagaggaggctgctgctctCCAGAAACACATCACTGTGTCTGAAGTTGGCTGAAGAGCAGCTTAACTCTCTACACTCGCAGAACACGCAGCTACAGCTAATGCAGAAAACCAGGTCATTTTGAAATCAGCACATCTTATCCCACTCTGTTGTCAGGTCTTTATTACTTGCAGatacaaaacaagaacaaaaaaccACAAGTCATCAAGCAAATAGGATGTAGCAGGGCCGCCTAATGTGGCTCCGTCTCAACAGTGCATGGTCTTTCTGGTCTTCTCTAATCATTAAAAATAGGCCTCACTCAGCTATTCTCAAAACTAAAGGCCACCTACTTTAGAAAAGAACAAAAGCAAAGTAAGGCAACAAAGAGCTAGCAAGAAAGAAGCTGTCGATAGAGCAGAAGTGGACAATGTTACACAGTAACTATCCTAAATTAATTACTTCCAAGGCTTAAGTTATGAACAGGTTCCTAATGGTTCAAGTTGATATTTACACATCCTTACGTTGAATTCTGGTCCTCGTCGTTACTTTGGCTTCAAACACCCATGTATAAGTCAATGAGAAGTTAATATTCAGTGTACAATTGGCTgccaattaaaacacaaaactaatgAGTGAAGGTTACAAGTGATCAACCAGGTAGTTCCCCAAAAAAGGGaggatttctttttaaataaaaacagtgaaaagtcCATTCCTTCAGTTCAAACCTGATATGTGACATTTAACTGCAGAACAACTGTGCATTTGAAATATTTTCCTGGGAACTATGAGGGTGTTCACTGAAAACGACCTCTGGatgaaaacacagcaaaaaaGTTTCACAAACGAGAGCGAGGTTAGTCGGGCATCTGTGCGGCTGTTCACAGTATGTCGTACAGAATCTCTACAACAATCAGCATGTCTAGAGCGACTTGCGCTGCCGCTTCATGAAGGACATGGAGTAATCCCCGGTGGGGGtgctcttctgtctcttcatcaTGACCTGTGACTGGGCGGTGAGCTGTAGCTTGATGGCGCTGGAGTTCACCTTGGCTGCGCGCAGCAGCTCCTTCATCCCCTTCATCTTCTCGCTCTGAAAGACGACAACAGGACCGGCCGGGGAGGGGGACGCCTGCTGCTGGGACAACGGGGAGGATGCAGAATCTGGGCTGGGGGACTTGGGTTTTCCTTCGGCGTCTCCACTCCGCTGACTCAGCGAGGAGCGGCGGCGCCCACCTCCCTCACCCACCTTCCTGGGCTGAGATGCTGCTTGAAGCAGGGTGGATGGGGAGGTGGGAGCAGCAGGAGGGGAAGAAGAGTTCTGCTCCTCCAGCCTGGACTCTCTCCTGGGGCCTCGCCGGCGGCCCTCTCGGGGGTCATCACTGGACTGGTCATCATCGTCCTGGGACTCTGGCTCTTTGGTGATGATGGACACCTTCTGACGTACCTTTGGAAGGAGAGCACAAACCTATTTTCAGCCACAAAGCATCATCATGTATGTGAGCACCATCACCTTTGACTCCTGTTGGGTCGACTCATTTTGATCTTCAAACACAGAACTAATCTGGGTTCCCTCACCTGAGCATCAAAGCGGCTCAGAGACTGAACCAAGTAGGTGGCCCAGCCCACATGAAGGACCGGCGTGGGACTGCCCTCCTCCCATTTGCAGATACCATCATAAAAACGCAGCAGGTGAGCAAAGCATTCTGGGTCCAGGAGTGCCGAGAAGGCTGCAGCTTGTTTGGGGAATTCCTGGAAATGCAAAGGTGGTTTAGAGACACAAAGTgcaaaagaaagagaagcaaaGGAAATAAAGCACATTGATACAAATATTAATGACATCTTTGCAATGTATCTGTATTGAATTATAATTGTGTAATGGGAGTCCTTGGTGATGTGTTATCTACATCTGATTACAGAAAATGTTTAATAGTTTATAGTGCATGCACACTGAATGGACTGCACATCTGGGAGCTGTACGACATCACGTCTGTGGTTATCGAGGTGACTTCAGGTTACTACAGTGGTTCACTTAACTGTTAACAATGCACCTCTAACGTACTTCAGAGCAGGTTCAGTTTGAGCTAAGCGATCCAAAGCTTTGAACAGCCCAACCACTGACCAACCAGTTCACATGGAAATGAATCATGACTCTACAGGATCCTGATAGGGACGAAACTTTACAGCAAGTGAGAAAACTTAAGAGAAGCAGAAATGTAAACCTATTTTGAGTGTGTCTTTTCTATTCTAACCAAAATTACCTACAGGTATCAGAGTTTCTTATCATGTTGATCACTATTCATGGTTCTGATGCAGTTGCTTATAGTTAACAACTCTGGATTTTCCAGCTAAGAGCTGTGAATGCAGCAGAGTGAACTGAGACAAACCAGCTGCTTAGTGCTGGTTGTCAGGACGATGTTAAGTTCCGAGGAGGTCGGACTTGCTTTGTTAATTAAAGTCACTATATCATCACAGGCTCTAATATATACTGCAACATATTCAGGTACACTGCTGTTTCCAAGTGTTTCCATGTGTTCTAGTTAGCCACACATCAGTCCCACCTGTCAGTTACTCTCCATCAACGGGTACCGACTAATCTCTACGTGTTGTTTACTTCAGTGAGAGTTAAATCTACCCTCAGAGTATAACAGCTTTAGGTGCGAACTGAGGAGATTATCCATATGTATGTACAGATACAGATCACATGTTAATACCAGCTGGAAATCATTATTTTGTTTAGGGTTTCTTTCCTTTGACAAAGAGACAAGGAGATCGTTCTGTAAATAAACTCTAATGCATCTGTATGCATAGTAAGTGTAACATCGTTTTACCTGTTGTGTTACAGAACTGCACAGGCTGGGAAACTCACCTTGTCGGCTccttctcccccctctcctccctccccaggACTGTCTGCAGAGGGGGTCTCTTTCAGCAGAGTGGGGACTACATCATTAGCAACGTCAAAGAACTCTTTATAGATCTCCTCGTCCTCACGGAAATAGTTATACCTGCAGAGGCAATAAAGAGGAGAAGGACTTTTATTAACAGCAGGCAGATAAAATATGCCGGAAATATGGTTTTAAAAGGCCACGTTTATTCTCTACCACTGGATGACTGTTCATTTAGCCATTAATAAAGAAATCCTAACACATgagattcagattcagagaaGGCATACTGATGTCTGCAGTAGTAACAGTATTTTGGTCTGTACGTGATAGTGAACTTTGCTGAAAGATCTAGAAATAATCCACTgttatgaacacacacacacacacacaccagatatCCTTCTTTAGATTGTGCAAAGGGAAAGGCTGAAATTGAAGAACAATAGGGCAAGCAGGAAAAGGAAGCCGAGAGATGAGGAGGGAATGCGTGTTCTGGTGGGTCACTGCTGGTATTTTTAGCTGCAGCTCATGAACAGTGTtttaagagagagaggatgaagagctaGACACCTAATAGCTCGACCACCACACCCTGTCACATTAACTGGAGCTGGGCTTCTCTGTGGTGGACATgttacaaaaaacacaaataaacaaacaaaacaaaaaaaacctgacatAAATGTGGAAATTTCTGACCTAAGATGGTTGTAACTTACATTTTTGATACAGATGGAACAGAAGTCAGGAAATGTTGTCTTGTATTTACTGCCACCTTGTGTCCTCCAGGTGAAATATGAACAACTCACTAAAGTGTTTCCCGTGTAAAAGCCCTGATGTTAACACCAGCAAGCCTAGTATGTGTTGAAACAGATAAAACCTAAATCTCCTTGTGTTCCTTTTGCCGCTGGCAAACTAAACTGGTTGAGAGTTAAGTCAAGCTAAGCCTATAATAATGTTAGATTAAATGTGTCAGTCCACTGCAAACTGACTTTTCTGTTCATGTCATGACGAGGGATGAACTGGTCTCAGTGTAACATTCACAATGTTAgtattgctgttttatttttatttctcatgtTACTGCATGTTGCATGTTTTTTGGAATATTATGTACTATTGACCCCAGCTTGAGAACATGACCTCATGTGTTATAAATATGGAAGGTTGGCCTGCTGACTCGTGCACATGGAGAAACTAATTCCACTCATCGCCTCCCAGTCCCTCATAGTGAGTAAAAGCAGCGTGAACTCACTCCTGCATGACCTGAGCTGCCTCGGCCCAGGACCTCAGAGCCTCCCGCACTTCCTTGTGTCTGTAGTGAAAACCCGCCAGGTACATGTAGGGGTAGATGTGCTCGTTGTTGTAGTGCTTCTGGGCGGAGCTTACGgcctgagagggagagagagcgcagACACATAGGGAATGTTATTTCCTATTAAAGATCCAAGTGTGTGAAGAAACACAAGAGGAATGTAAACCACCCCCACAcccttcacaaacacacagtcatgtcATGTTAGAGGCAGGAAAGAAAAATAGCTTGTTCTAATAACTATATAATTTTAGGGAAAACCCATAAACAATACAATAACTGACCACTCAGGTTTTGCCAAGAAGAGCTGAGCACTTTATGGTGAATAAATGCATATGATACTGTCCTTCCTATGACCGATCCACTAAAGTCAAGGATATTTCAGTACGTTAAAATGTTGCTTCTTGTGTTactatatttttaaaaaattgtttgaCATTATGTTAAATGGTAGAACTAACAAGAACCTTGTTGGTATCCTGCAAGTCTCCCTGTTGTCTACTGTGGTGAACACTACAGACTTACCTTGAGGTGGATTTTCAGGGGGGTCTCTTTGCCTGGTATTGGGTCCTGATCCTCAAGGTCTGCCAAAGTGCCCATAGCCATCGGATACCTGGTAGACAGTGAAGAACAACATGAGCGTGTGGACTTCAGAAAACTAGCATGTGAAATGTTTGCCACAGTGAAGCATTGTGTACGGATCGTAAGAGTCTGAGGGACTCGTCTTCTCACATTCCTTTAAAAACTGACTCTCACCTGTCCAGGTCACCGCGGTCATACAGCAACCACAGGAGTTTCTGTGAGAGAACATAGAGAAAAGGGGAGATTACGAAAATGCACTTGAAGTGAAAATAAGATTTTTGAGAGTTAAGAGCTGTAcagaaaatgttcaaataaGAGTTTACTACCACTGGTTTGATACTCAATTCCTTCAATTACTATAGAAGGTTTATAGTTTATTTTCCTTGAAAAAAGTTCCACGACATTAACTCCATCCATATAGCAGATATGTCATAATAAAACCCTGCTCACACTTTACTAGGATAATGTCAAACCTTTCCCTGCACAGGTTGTTCAGATTAAAAGCCAAACACTGTCTTATGTGCAAAATGTGAAACATCTGCAGGGAGTGATGAGGTTTAGTGATGTTAAAggagttaaaataacaaatgaattAGATTTCACTCTCTGTTtgttcagagagaaactgagagaagcagcaggacaTGACTCTGGTTCTAATGTTTGCACAGACTGATTGCATAAAATTAAACTCTGATCGGGTTGATTGAGTGAAGGGAGGCCTTTTTCCAACATAATAActtatattattattcaaacaTCCTTCACTTCGAGTTTAATTTCAACACAAGAAGCTGCAAATCTTTTATGATGGTCTCCTTagatacattttacatttctatATCTTCAATCTACTGGAATATCTGCTACACATGAGCTTTCGTTGATGTTTGGATGGGATGAAGACTGTAATGAACAAATTGTAAAACTGTGAGAATTTGTATGACAAACAGGAAAGATATTGGGAATTTATGAGTCAATAATCATGTCATATATAACAACATCAAAACCTTTTGAGTTGTAGACGGCCTCTCTGACATTTAGCTAACttccccaaaaatgaaaatgaaagctGGGGTTTCCTGGGGGAGGATAAGAATAACAGTAAAGTGGTGGTTctcacctgctgcagctgcaggagctcagAGCTGTCAGTATGTAGGTCCAGTGATGGGTTGATAGCACAGACCATGAAGGCCACCTCCATGTTTCTGTCACATTTCATGTAGGAGCCCTTCAGATACAGCCAACTctgaaagacagacacaaacacataaatatcatAAATTAGAAATTATTAGcccataaaataaaatatatagctatagaatcaaattaaaaaatactcCATGGAAGTTCTGCAGCCTATGCAAGGTTATATTTCACAAGCTCGGCACACCTCTGTCTGAACCTGCTCTCATTGCTGATGTAAAAGTGAAAGTCCCGGCAATACAGACAGAAGTTGAGCACACGTTATCACACAGAGTAATGCAAAGTATGCCCCAAAGTATG is a window from the Limanda limanda chromosome 22, fLimLim1.1, whole genome shotgun sequence genome containing:
- the men1 gene encoding menin, which codes for MGLHSGQKKHFPLRGIDGVVQLFDTELRKPEPDLALLSLVLGFVEHFLAVNRVIPINVPGVRFEPLEPDCPNSCFPTVELGMISALYERFTAQIRGAVDLSQYRRTASGSSRELVKKVSDVIWNSLSRSYFKDRAHIQSLFSLITGTKLDSSGVAFAVVAACQVLGLKDVHLGLSEDHAWVIFSKGGEETAEVTWHGKGNEDRRGQTVTAGVNEKSWLYLKGSYMKCDRNMEVAFMVCAINPSLDLHTDSSELLQLQQKLLWLLYDRGDLDRYPMAMGTLADLEDQDPIPGKETPLKIHLKAVSSAQKHYNNEHIYPYMYLAGFHYRHKEVREALRSWAEAAQVMQEYNYFREDEEIYKEFFDVANDVVPTLLKETPSADSPGEGGEGGEGADKEFPKQAAAFSALLDPECFAHLLRFYDGICKWEEGSPTPVLHVGWATYLVQSLSRFDAQVRQKVSIITKEPESQDDDDQSSDDPREGRRRGPRRESRLEEQNSSSPPAAPTSPSTLLQAASQPRKVGEGGGRRRSSLSQRSGDAEGKPKSPSPDSASSPLSQQQASPSPAGPVVVFQSEKMKGMKELLRAAKVNSSAIKLQLTAQSQVMMKRQKSTPTGDYSMSFMKRQRKSL